A stretch of DNA from Streptomyces rubradiris:
ACGGTGTCCTCGGCAAGCGCCACCGCCTCCTCGCGTACCTCGACGGGCAGCCCGCTCAGAAGCGGGGGCCGGGCCACCACCGTGACCCGGACCCGGTCGCCCTCGCGTGCGACGGTCACCCGCGCTCCTCGCGGAGCCGTATCCCGCGTCACCCGCACCACCGCGCCGGGCGGGTCCTGCCGGGCGGCGGCCCGGGCGCCCGCGCGGGCCGCGTCCACGCACTCGATCCGCGCCGCCATCATGAGCAGCCCCGAGACCAGCGCCATCGTGAACGCCACCAGCACGGACAGCGCCATGGCCGCCTCCACGGTCACGAACCCGTGGTCCCCGCCCCGCGTTCCTCCTTCCTCACATCCGGGCACTGAGGGCCTTCTTCACGATGGCCTGGAGCTCCGCCTGGACCTGGCCGCTGGTGACGACCTGGTAGAGCAGCACCGCGAACCCGACGGCCGCGACGATTCCCATGGCGTACTCGGACGTCACCATTCCGGTGTCCTGCCGGCACACCCTGCGCAGCCTCGCCGCTACTTTCCTGATCTTTCCGAACATCTCAACCCCCGTAAGGTTTCGGGTCTGTAGTCGTTCTCCGTGCTCGCCGGACGGCTTCCTGCCCGTCCGCTCTCGTCCGCCTCGCGCTCACCCCCCTCCCGTCACCCCGCCCGCCAGACCGATCACGACAGGCACCACCCCGACCGCGACGAACGCGGGCAGGAAGCACAGTCCGACCGGAGCGGAGATCAGTACGGCCGCCCGCCGCGCCCGAGCCGTCGCCGTACGGGCCCACTCCGCGCGCGCGTCCGACGCGAGACGGGCGACCGGGCCGGCCGCGGCGAACCCGGAGTCGTCGGCCCGCTCCAGCAGCCGCGCCAGGGCTCCGGCACCGGGCAGCAGGGCGAGGCTCCGCCAGGCGTCCGCCGGCGCGCCGCCGAGCCGGACCTCCGCGGCACCGCGCGCCAACGCCTGCCCGACGGGCCCGCCGAGGGCCTCTCCCACGGCCTGGGCGGCGAGCACCGGGGCGGCACCGGCGGCGATGCAGGCGGCCAGCAGGTCGGCCGCGAGCGGGAGCCTGCGCGCGGCCCCGGCGATGTCGACCGCCTCGGACCGCCCGGCCGCCGCCGTCTGCCGGTCCCGCCACCGCCAGAGCGCGGCACCGACGCCCAGTCCCAGCACCACTCCGGCGGCCCCGCCGACCAGCACCCACGCCCCGCACGCCGCGCCGGCCGGTGCCAGCAACCGGCGTGCGCCGCGCGGCAGCGCGAACGGCACCGCGCCCGCCGGTCCCGACGGCACCTCGTACCCCAGCAACCCGGCCACCCGGCGCCGCGCCCGACGCCGCCGACGTGCCAGCTCCAGCCGCCGGGCACCCCAGCCGAGCACCAGTACGGCGGCCCCGGCCATCCCCAGCCTGTGGACAACGTCCCCGCTCACCCGACCCGCCCCTCTCGCATCCCGGACCTCCCTGGCCGTCCCGCCTCGCGGACCGGCCGCTTCCCCGGAACCCGCCGATCCGCCCTCACACCGCCTCCGCCCCTCGTACGATCCGTGTCGCCCACCACATCCCGGCCGCTTCGCACACCGCCCCGGCCATCAGGCAGCCGAGGCCGGCCCCGGTGTGCAGCAGTACGCGCAGTGGGTCCGCGCCCATGGCCGTGCCGAGCAGCAGTCCGAGGACGGGCAGTACGGCGAGCAGCACGGCGGTGGCCCGGGCGCCCGCCAACTGGGCACGCAGGTCGGCCCGGCCGTCCCGCTCGGCGCGCAGGGCACCGTCCAGCCGGTCCAGGCCCGTGGCGAGTCCGGCGCCCTGGTCCACGGCCACCCGCCAGCACGCGGCGAGTCCGAGCAGCCCCTCGGCACCCGGCTGCCGGGCCGCCGCGGCGAGCGCGCCCGGCACGTCTCCGCCGAACCGCGCCGCCGCCACCACCGCGGCCTGCGCGTCACCGAGCCCGGCGGAGTCCCGCGCGGCCCGCAACAGCGCCGCCCCCGGCTGCCGCCCGGCCCGGACCTCCCCGGCGAGCACCCCGCACAGGGCGATCACCGCGTCGGCCCGCCGCTCCCGGGCGTCCCGGGCCTGCCGGGCCAGCCGCACCCGGCGCAGCACCGGCACCCCTGCCGCCCCCGCGAGGACCGGGATCACCGAAGCGCCCCACAGCGCGATCACCAGCCCGGCGCCGAGGGCCGCCCACTCGGCACCCCACCGGCCGCGCCATCGGCGCAGGTCCATGAGGGCCTGCTGGCAGGCGGGCGGTCCGGTCGCCACCACCGGGCCGCCGGCCAGCACCAGCCGGGCCCGCCGGACCCCGTAGTGCCGGCCGCCCAGCAGCCAGGCCAACGCGCCGAGGCAGAGCAGGGCGCCTCCTGTCGACACCTCACCGATCACTTCCATCGCCATCCGTCCGATCGCTTCCATCGCCTCTCCCCTCGCTCCCGGCACGGCCTCCTGGCGGACGCCGTCCGTCCTCGGTGCACACCCCTTCCGGACCGCGTCCGTCCCCAGCCCGCACCGGCCGGGATCTCGTTCACCCCGCTCCCCCTCCGCCGCTCTTCATCCGCCCCCGGCCTCCGCGCACGGCCCCAGCAGCTCCCGCAACCGCCCCCACCCCCGCTCCCGGACGAACGCCCGCTCGCCCCAGCGCAGGGCCGGTACCGTCCGCACCAGCCCGGTGGGGTCCCGCTCCAGGACGTGGACCTCGTCGATCCGGCGCCGCCCGGAGCGGTCCCGCACGAGGTGCACCACCACCGAGAGGGCTGCCGCCAACTGACTGTGCAGCGCGGCCCGGTCCAGCCCGGCGGCCGTGGCGAGCGCCTCCAGT
This window harbors:
- a CDS encoding TadE family type IV pilus minor pilin; the protein is MTVEAAMALSVLVAFTMALVSGLLMMAARIECVDAARAGARAAARQDPPGAVVRVTRDTAPRGARVTVAREGDRVRVTVVARPPLLSGLPVEVREEAVALAEDTVRTGEALP
- a CDS encoding DUF4244 domain-containing protein → MFGKIRKVAARLRRVCRQDTGMVTSEYAMGIVAAVGFAVLLYQVVTSGQVQAELQAIVKKALSARM
- a CDS encoding type II secretion system F family protein — encoded protein: MSGDVVHRLGMAGAAVLVLGWGARRLELARRRRRARRRVAGLLGYEVPSGPAGAVPFALPRGARRLLAPAGAACGAWVLVGGAAGVVLGLGVGAALWRWRDRQTAAAGRSEAVDIAGAARRLPLAADLLAACIAAGAAPVLAAQAVGEALGGPVGQALARGAAEVRLGGAPADAWRSLALLPGAGALARLLERADDSGFAAAGPVARLASDARAEWARTATARARRAAVLISAPVGLCFLPAFVAVGVVPVVIGLAGGVTGGG
- a CDS encoding type II secretion system F family protein codes for the protein MEAIGRMAMEVIGEVSTGGALLCLGALAWLLGGRHYGVRRARLVLAGGPVVATGPPACQQALMDLRRWRGRWGAEWAALGAGLVIALWGASVIPVLAGAAGVPVLRRVRLARQARDARERRADAVIALCGVLAGEVRAGRQPGAALLRAARDSAGLGDAQAAVVAAARFGGDVPGALAAAARQPGAEGLLGLAACWRVAVDQGAGLATGLDRLDGALRAERDGRADLRAQLAGARATAVLLAVLPVLGLLLGTAMGADPLRVLLHTGAGLGCLMAGAVCEAAGMWWATRIVRGAEAV